TCGAATTTACCCGAGCCTGAATGTCTTTGGCATCACCGGCTCCGTCAACGATGATCGTATTTTCCTTTTGGACCTTTACCTGACGAGCGGTTCCAAGCTGGCTAACATCTGTGTCCTTCAACTCAAGTCCGAGCTCTTCCGTTATAACTTGTCCACCGGTTAAAATAGCGATATCTTTCAGCATTTCCTTGCGACGATCGCCGAAACCAGGTGCTTTAACTGCTACGCAAGTTAAGGTTCCACGCAATTTGTTTACAATCAATGTGGACAAAGCCTCGCCCTCAACATCTTCAGCGATGATCAAAAGCTTCTTACCGGTTTGCACTACTTTTTCCAGTAACGGCAAAAGGTCTTGAATGGCACTAATTTTGCGATCGGTGATCAGAATTAGCGGATCATCGAGTACTGCTTCCATTTTGTCCATATCGGTTGACATGTAAGCGGAAACATATCCGCGATCAAACTGCATACCTTCGACAACTTCCAATTCCGTGTGCATGGTCTTGGATTCTTCAACCGTAATAACACCATCGGCCGTAACCTTCTCCATTGCCTCAGCAACCAGGTCACCAACAAGAGTGTCATCAGCGGAAACAGAGGCCACACGAGCAATATCTTTTGTAGTTTTGACCGGAACAGAAATCTCTTTAATTGATTCAACAGCGCAGTCAACAGCTTTGCTCATGCCGCGGCGAATAACCATAGGATTGGCTCCAGCAGCGATGTTGCGCAAGCCTTCACGAACAATGGCTTGGGCCAACAATGTGGCAGTAGTAGTTCCATCACCGGCAACATCATTGGTCTTGGTCGCTACTTCTTTAACTAACTGAGCACCCATATTTTCAAAAGGGTCTTCCAGTTCAATTTCCCGTGCAATAGTTACACCGTCATTGGTAATGGTCGGTGAACCGAATTTTTTATCCAACACAACGTTACGACCTTTAGGGCCGAGGGTTATCTTAACGGTGTCGGCAAGCTTATTGACACCGGCTTCCAACTTTTTTCTGGCTTCTTCGTTATACTTAATTTCTTTTGCCATAATTATCCTCCTCACTCAACCACTGCTAAAATGTCATTCTGTCTGACTATTATGTATTCTTGACCGTCTACCTTGACTTCTGTGCCTGAGTATTTACTGGTTAATACCTGATCTCCTACTTTAACCTGCATGGCTACTTCTTTACCGTCAACAACCCCTCCGGGGCCTACAGCAACTACTTCTGCCACTTGCGGCTTTTCTTTTGCACTGCCGGTTAAAATCAAACCACCATGAGTTTTTTCTTCGGCTTCCACCATTTTAATTACAACGCGGTCACCCAAAGGTTTAATATTCATATCGGTACCTCCAAACGTTATTTGGCACTCTATTGCTTGGAGTGCTAATAAGAATATATGTTAATTGTCAAAGAATGTCAAGGACGCAATTGTTAATAAAGAGTAACGGCAAATTTCCGGAAAAATAAATACATGCGCATACAAAACGGCGGTATTCCTGAAGAATATGCCGCCGTGAAATATACCACTTGCGTATGCTAAAACTGCTTTAATAAGCGATGTACTATGTGCCAAATATCATAGTTTAAAGATCGTATCAATGGTTAAGGGTTAAAAAAATTGTGAGGGTCGATGGCGGAATGCCCTGATCCGGAATCGTTTGCATCACTGTTGCCACTTGAACCGCCACCTGTACCGTTACCAGAATTTTGCCGAGTCAATCTGTCGAATTTTTTATTTGCATTATCACTGTCCTTGTCATTCACGGCAGCACTGTTATCCGAATCACTTTCTCTGCGGCCGGTATTGGAAGATGAAGAACGGCGGTCAGAATTTTCTGCCGGTGCCAAACGTCCGTTTCGCTCGTCACCCGACTTGTCATCAGAATTATCATCATCACGGTCGGATGTGTTACGTGAATTAGCAGAAACGGCTGGGTATGAAGGCGACGCATTACGATATTCTTCAATTACATAATTACCGCCATGCACTTCACCATAAATAAACTTATGAAGCGGCTCAATCATACCGGCCAAATTCGGCACAACATAACTTATACCGTTAATATAACGCTCCTCCAAATAGCCTTCCATAGGTACTTTTAAAGTTTCAGGCGGATTTTTTATCTTGCTGACAGCCGATGTGCCAATACCAATCAACTCAGTTTGAGATAAGTTAGTTGTTATTAAACCCATTGATTCACGAATGACCTGCAACTTTTTAAAAGGATTAACATCCATAAAACGGCGCATCAGCGACTTCAGGACTTCATGCTGGCGTGACATACGAACAAAATCAGAGTCAAGTTTGCGCAAACGAGCATAGCAGATTGCCTGACGCCCGTTTAAAAGTTGATGCCCGGATTTTTCTACTGGGGCAACCCACTCGCCGCCCAATTCCTTATTAGTATCCCAAATAACAGAATTTAAATATTTTAATAGAGCTTTATCATTTGGTATGTCAATATCAACGCCTCCCATAATATCGACAATTCGCTCAGCACCTCGTAAATTGATGATAATATACTGGTTCAAATCCAATTTCAAATTGTAATTTAAAGTTTTTAATAATGTTTCCGGGCCGCCGAACATGGCTGAATTAAGTTTATGGAAGCCTGCCTTACCGGGAATTTTAACCAACATATCCCGTTGAATTGAAGTAAGTTTAATGAGATGATTGCGTTGATCCAAGGTAAGGACCATCATCGTATCGGAATTAGTATTATAATTATTGTCGTCTTTGCGATTGTCTACACCGATGAGCAAAATATTGGTCAGATCTTTATCATAAGGGACAGTCGGAAGCCCTCCATCATCGCGATCTGAAACATTGTTACTTTTAAGATCACCTAGGTCAGTTTTATCTGACGCTTTGAATGATGTCCTTGCTTTACCGAAAACATAAAACCAACCTATCGAAAAAAGCAAAGCCAAAATAGCCAATATCATCAACACTGCAAGTGGCCAAAAATATTTGCTACGCCTTTTTTTGCTTTTATAACCGTTCAACGCTCCTTGTCCGGCATAAACGCTAGTTTGTGCTTGTCCGGGATAAACAGTTGGTTGAACTTGGCCCAAGTAAACGTCCGCTTGTCCTTGTCCGACATAAGCACCAGTCTGTCCTTGCCCGGCGTAAACGTCAGGTTGCAGTTGTCCGGCATAAGCACCCGGTTGCACTTGCCCCACGAAAGCAAGCGAATGACTTGGATTAGCGTGACCATCACCGGACGGACAATAGCTGCCGTTTGCATAAAACTGTTCTGACTTTTCGCCGACCGCTCCATTTGAGAAATCGACAAAATTGTTCGAATGCTCAGAAGAACCATTGCCGGTATCGATCACACCGGAAGGTGCATTAAAGTAAGTGTTCTTCCCTTGTTCAGAATTAAATTCACCCAACGATCGGCCGGACACACTCTTGTCCCCTTTGAAACCAGAATCGAATTCTTTCTTTACCGCTTCGTCTTTTGCACCGTGTTTTTTCATAAGCATCCTTCGTAATAATAGACTTGCTATATAATATCATGAATTTAACTAAAACGGCAGAAGATACAAAATTTTCAAGGTTTGTTAAAATTTCTCACCTGAAACGACTGCCGTATTAATCCTATTAACCTACCGAAATCAAAATCGTTGCAATCGTATCAGCCACATCCTCCGTATTGTCTATACATTTTTCAAATAAATCATATATAGTTTGCAACCGAATAACATCAATCGGATCATTTTGTGAGGCATACAAAGAACGAATGGCCTGGATATAGTTGGCGTCACCCTCCTCCTCATTTTTATTAATGCGAATAACGGCTTCATTTATTTCGGCACGTCGATGCTGGAAATCAGTGAATTCCTCCAATAACTCTTTCGTAGCTTGTGTAGCATTATTCAGCAACCGCATAAATTCATCAATGTATGAATTGGTCTTAGTAATGTTCATCATATAAAAGTGATTTGACAACTCATCAATACTGTCGGTAACATTTTCAATATTATTTAATAACGTCAGAATATCATTGCGATCTATCGGCGTTATAAATGCTTTTTCGATAAGTTTCAAACTGCGATGCACCAACAAATCTCCCTCATGCTCGATAGTTTTAACAGCATGTAATTTTACAAAGTCAACACAGCCATTCTGACAAGCGGAGCTTAAAGCAACAGCAGCTTTATTAGCAATATCTCCGCCTTCAACGAACATTGTAAAAAACTCATTTCCCTTCTTACGATTTAATAAATTTCCCATATTTCCTCCTAATTTATGCAATTTATAAATGATTACAAAAATAGCATTGAAATTTTTGCGGCACAAAATCCGATGCAAAAGCAAACTGGAAAGGTCAAGGCCCAAGCCGCCACCATGTCTTTAGCTACCCCCCAGTTGACAGCTTTCAGGCCACGGACGGAAGCCGCACCCATCATCGCTGTTCCCTTAATATTGGTAGTGCTTAACGGTAAACCGAAAACAGTAGATACCAACATACTACCAGAAGCGGCCATTTCCGCGCCAAATCCCTGGTATTTTTCCAACTTCACCATTTCCATTCCCATGGCTTTGATAATACGATAACCGCCCACCGATGTTCCAATTGCCATTAAAGCAGCGCAAATGAGCAAAATCCAGAGCGGAATACTCCAAGTCGTTCCTGGAGCTGGAGTCGGCAAAAAACCGCCCAAAGTAACTGCTAAAAATAAAACACCCATGAATTTTTGTCCGTCCTGAGCACCATGACTTAAAGCCATCAAAGCTGCCGAAATAACCTGTCCCGCAGAAAACACTTTGTCACCTCGCCGCCGCGGCAATTTGGCGCAAGTTTTTTGAATAAGCCAAGTAATACCGTAACCTAAAATAAAACCGGCTAAAGTCGAAATGAACAAACCATAGGCAACCTTCAATATTGCTGAAGTATTGAGTGCCGCCACACCTTGTGCCGCGGTTCCTGCCCCCATTAATCCAGCAATCAACGCATGACTTTCACTAGTCGGGATCCCGAATTTCCATGCCGTCACTGACCAGATGACGATGGCCAACTGGGCAGATGCAAGTTTGACTAAGGCAGCATTTCCCGTGCCCAAATCGGCAATGTTGGCCGTTGTCTGAGCCACTGCCGTACCCATGATAAAGATTCCAATCAAGTTGAATACCGCGCCCAAAAATATAGCAACCTTAGGCGTGAGGACACGAGTAGAAATCACCGTAGCAATAGCATTAGGGGCATCTGTCCAACCATTGACGAAGATGGACATACACACCAAAACGATTACCATGTATAAACCAATATTGTGCATAAGACACTTCCTTTACTCTGCCATTGACTCGATACCGATAGCAGTTTTGTATAACGTTAACCAATTTTCCGGGGTGATCGCTTCCGGTCTTATCTGTAGTTTCAAGCCAACTCCAGCCAACCATTCCAGATCATTTGTATTGTTCAACAACGGATATTCACGTTGCAGACGGGCATAAGTATTGTGCATGGTTTTGCGGCGTTGCGCAAAAGCAAGGTGCAAAAAATTACGATAATCCGGCCAAGTGGATTTATCAATTTGGCTATTCGGCTGTGGAATAATGTGGATCAACGTCGAGGAGACTGAAGGTTGCGGCATAAAATCGGTAGCAGCCAGCGTCATTCCCTTCCTTATAGTCGTAAAATTATCAAGTAATATATTCAACGGTCCATAATTCTTGCTTCCAGCCGGGGTTAAAATACGATCGACAAATTCTTGCTGCACTAAAAAGCTATATTGAAGAGCGGTGTGAAAGTGCAGTAAAAAATGTTCAATTAATTTAGTAGAAATGTAGTAAGGTAAATTGCCGACCACCGCTATATTGTCAATGATAGAATTTTCTTCCTCCGAATTCGCCAAATCGGCTGCAGTGAGTTTCAGAGCATCGCCAAAGATGAGTCTGACCTTAGGATTAGAGGTGAAACGATCTTGCAAAGGACGAGCTAAAGCAGGGTCGATTTCTATTGCAGTTACCCGTGGGAATTGTTCAGCCAGTACCGCCGTTAAATTACCGGTTCCAGCACCAATTTCCCAAATTTCACACTTCGGCGGCAGTCGCATTTCAGCAACCATTGCTTGCAACAAACCCTTGTCATAAATAAAATTTTGGCCAAGATTATGGTTAGGCCTGAGTCGATAACCGCTTAAATAATTTGCAAAATCTTTGCGATCATTTGAATATCGGTGATCGGACATATAACCTCCTGATAAGTTATTTTTTAAAATTAATTTCATTGAATAGCTTTTCCCAATCTTTCCGCCAAAATCGAGTTGTGCCAAAAGTCAAGACCGGCTAAAAGCAATCGACCCGTCAACGGTTTGGTTATGTCGCCCGGATCAAGTAATGAAAATGTTGGGGCGGAGAAATCACATTCAGTCTCATTGATACGCCAGAGCAAAAATTGCCAACCGGTAGAAATATTAACTAGTTGCGGCGACAAATTCCACATACACAACTTTTTTGAGCGATAATCAGGATTAAATACCAAGCAAGTAGCTACCTGATATTCTGCAAATGAGCCAAGCGGCGGAACCGCACTGTTCGTTAATTGCAAAAGCGGTAAAAAGTTCGGCGATTCTTTATAATGGTCTGGCTTCGCAGCATATTGTGGTGATATTATTTCATATTCTAGGGCATAGGCATAATGCAACACTTCACGGTAAGGCAGCGGTAAAGCAGATCCGGCCGGAAGCTTTATCGCCGTCAGCGTATTACCAGAACGGGTTTTCCATAATGGCAAATTTGCCGGCATTCCCAGAGCTGTCCCCGGCTTAAGCGAACGTAGCAGCCACGGCTTGAGTTGAGCGGTATTTTGCCAAGGCATAGGCGGGTATGTCGATGTAACGACATCGGTGGTAAATGGCAAAGCAGGTAAGCCTGATGTGCTATGTAAGCAAGCGGCATTATCCCAGTCAGCCATGGCATAAGCACAACTGGCAGGAGCTGAAATTTCCGGATGAAATATTTCTACTACGTCATAGCCGATCAACTTGGCAAAGGCGGGTCGCCAACTGCCGGCTCGTTCTGCCAGATAAAAGCTGCACAAGCAATCTGTATTAGCCAGGCGTTCATGAGCAGCTAGTTTAAATCTAAGACGAATACGACTGCCGAGAACCGAAATAGAAGTTACATAAGGACAAACAAAACGTTCCTTGGCAAGCTTATTTGCTAAAGCTGCCGTTGTTTCAGTTATATTGGCACACTCTTGCGGAGCTGCAACGGAAGTCAATCTATTGAATTGCGTGTTAAGGCGTGCCGGCATTGATACCGAGTGAGGCAGCATCGCCTTCGGTAATGACAAGGCAGCTGCCAAGACGGCCAGCCGTCTTCCCTGTTCAACCTTGTCAGACGGCAAGTCTGGACACCCGTTCAACATTTTATTATTGTAAGTCAGCGGCAAGTCGTACGTCGGCAGAAAAAATCCAGCCTCATCAAGCGAAGCCAGCCGCGCCAAAAAACAATTATACAAGGCCAAACTTGCTCCGACGCAGCTTTCCGCCCTCAAGACAGCAGGCGTCATTTGCTGGCCAATGAGGACGACAGGCAAATCCTTCCCCCATCTTTCATGCAAAGCAGCAATGTCGTCTTGTAACTCCTTTAAATTGTTAAGGTAACGCAAGCCCGGCTGACATAATAAGCGATTAAACGGTAAGTTCAATTCATTACTGCTTTCAAACTCTTCGATTAATTTCGGTGCTGTCTTAAGATCCATTCCATTTAAATCGAGAGCTGTAAGAGTAATTATCGTCAGCGGCTTATAATTTGCTTCTTTAAAGCGTTGGTAAACAAAAGAATAGATAAGCGCCGGTAGCTCATCGGGCTGCTTGTCGTTAAGATCTAAAGGAACCGGCCTAAGCCTTTCGGTTTCTTTTTCCAGTTGTGGTTGTGACAAATCAAGCCAAGTAGCTGGACATGGCAAATGCCGCCAATCGGGATCGTAGGCCGTAGAAGAATCAGGATCGTGCACCAAGGTAACTGGTGTACCCAGCCACAGCCAAACTTCACCTAATCTAAGATATTTAATCGCCAATACTGCTCCTGAAACGTCATTGAGCAAATCGGATAAAGAATTATAAGCCGGAGCAAACTCAGGCAGGCGTAAAACTAAGTGATAATAAGCAGCGGCATCATCGAACAGCGCCGGCCATTCGATTTTGAATTCACCTTTTTCGTCACTTTTGGTAACCAGCTTTCTGATCAGGTCAGGATAGCTTGATTGTTGCAGGAAAGGCAGAACATTCTCCCGACTTTCGCGCAAAATATAAAACTCAAGCTGAGCATGTGGGGCAGTGTAA
This is a stretch of genomic DNA from Mageeibacillus indolicus UPII9-5. It encodes these proteins:
- the groL gene encoding chaperonin GroEL (60 kDa chaperone family; promotes refolding of misfolded polypeptides especially under stressful conditions; forms two stacked rings of heptamers to form a barrel-shaped 14mer; ends can be capped by GroES; misfolded proteins enter the barrel where they are refolded when GroES binds), whose translation is MAKEIKYNEEARKKLEAGVNKLADTVKITLGPKGRNVVLDKKFGSPTITNDGVTIAREIELEDPFENMGAQLVKEVATKTNDVAGDGTTTATLLAQAIVREGLRNIAAGANPMVIRRGMSKAVDCAVESIKEISVPVKTTKDIARVASVSADDTLVGDLVAEAMEKVTADGVITVEESKTMHTELEVVEGMQFDRGYVSAYMSTDMDKMEAVLDDPLILITDRKISAIQDLLPLLEKVVQTGKKLLIIAEDVEGEALSTLIVNKLRGTLTCVAVKAPGFGDRRKEMLKDIAILTGGQVITEELGLELKDTDVSQLGTARQVKVQKENTIIVDGAGDAKDIQARVNSIKAQIEDTTSDFDREKLQERLAKLAGGVAVIKVGAATETEIKEKKLRIEDALAATRAGVEEGMVAGGGTAYLNILPKVCELLKDATGDQKTGINIIIRALEEPVRQIAINAGLDGSVICEGVKHQPVGVGYDVMSESYVNMIEHGIVDPAKVTRSALQNAASIAATLLTTEAVVAELPSKEPPMPAAGGMGGMGGMY
- the groES gene encoding co-chaperone GroES; amino-acid sequence: MNIKPLGDRVVIKMVEAEEKTHGGLILTGSAKEKPQVAEVVAVGPGGVVDGKEVAMQVKVGDQVLTSKYSGTEVKVDGQEYIIVRQNDILAVVE
- a CDS encoding LCP family protein — encoded protein: MKKHGAKDEAVKKEFDSGFKGDKSVSGRSLGEFNSEQGKNTYFNAPSGVIDTGNGSSEHSNNFVDFSNGAVGEKSEQFYANGSYCPSGDGHANPSHSLAFVGQVQPGAYAGQLQPDVYAGQGQTGAYVGQGQADVYLGQVQPTVYPGQAQTSVYAGQGALNGYKSKKRRSKYFWPLAVLMILAILALLFSIGWFYVFGKARTSFKASDKTDLGDLKSNNVSDRDDGGLPTVPYDKDLTNILLIGVDNRKDDNNYNTNSDTMMVLTLDQRNHLIKLTSIQRDMLVKIPGKAGFHKLNSAMFGGPETLLKTLNYNLKLDLNQYIIINLRGAERIVDIMGGVDIDIPNDKALLKYLNSVIWDTNKELGGEWVAPVEKSGHQLLNGRQAICYARLRKLDSDFVRMSRQHEVLKSLMRRFMDVNPFKKLQVIRESMGLITTNLSQTELIGIGTSAVSKIKNPPETLKVPMEGYLEERYINGISYVVPNLAGMIEPLHKFIYGEVHGGNYVIEEYRNASPSYPAVSANSRNTSDRDDDNSDDKSGDERNGRLAPAENSDRRSSSSNTGRRESDSDNSAAVNDKDSDNANKKFDRLTRQNSGNGTGGGSSGNSDANDSGSGHSAIDPHNFFNP
- a CDS encoding DUF47 domain-containing protein, with the translated sequence MGNLLNRKKGNEFFTMFVEGGDIANKAAVALSSACQNGCVDFVKLHAVKTIEHEGDLLVHRSLKLIEKAFITPIDRNDILTLLNNIENVTDSIDELSNHFYMMNITKTNSYIDEFMRLLNNATQATKELLEEFTDFQHRRAEINEAVIRINKNEEEGDANYIQAIRSLYASQNDPIDVIRLQTIYDLFEKCIDNTEDVADTIATILISVG
- a CDS encoding inorganic phosphate transporter, with protein sequence MHNIGLYMVIVLVCMSIFVNGWTDAPNAIATVISTRVLTPKVAIFLGAVFNLIGIFIMGTAVAQTTANIADLGTGNAALVKLASAQLAIVIWSVTAWKFGIPTSESHALIAGLMGAGTAAQGVAALNTSAILKVAYGLFISTLAGFILGYGITWLIQKTCAKLPRRRGDKVFSAGQVISAALMALSHGAQDGQKFMGVLFLAVTLGGFLPTPAPGTTWSIPLWILLICAALMAIGTSVGGYRIIKAMGMEMVKLEKYQGFGAEMAASGSMLVSTVFGLPLSTTNIKGTAMMGAASVRGLKAVNWGVAKDMVAAWALTFPVCFCIGFCAAKISMLFL
- the rsmA gene encoding 16S rRNA (adenine(1518)-N(6)/adenine(1519)-N(6))-dimethyltransferase RsmA, producing the protein MSDHRYSNDRKDFANYLSGYRLRPNHNLGQNFIYDKGLLQAMVAEMRLPPKCEIWEIGAGTGNLTAVLAEQFPRVTAIEIDPALARPLQDRFTSNPKVRLIFGDALKLTAADLANSEEENSIIDNIAVVGNLPYYISTKLIEHFLLHFHTALQYSFLVQQEFVDRILTPAGSKNYGPLNILLDNFTTIRKGMTLAATDFMPQPSVSSTLIHIIPQPNSQIDKSTWPDYRNFLHLAFAQRRKTMHNTYARLQREYPLLNNTNDLEWLAGVGLKLQIRPEAITPENWLTLYKTAIGIESMAE